The proteins below come from a single Notamacropus eugenii isolate mMacEug1 chromosome 7, mMacEug1.pri_v2, whole genome shotgun sequence genomic window:
- the LOC140514544 gene encoding olfactory receptor 6E1-like codes for MGNITTITEIILLGLTDACEFQMPIFVVLLLIYFIILLGNLLIIFITLMDRRLYTPMYYFLRNFAVLEIWFTSVIFPKMLNNILTGNRTISLLGCFLQGFLYFFLGTTEFLLLAVMSFDRYVAICNPLRYATIMSKRFCVQLVLSSWLGGFLLIVVPSGITFQQPFCGPNVINHFFCDNFPLLELVCADTSLVELIGFVVANISLLGTLSVTAPCYGHILYTILRIPSAKERQKAFSTCSSHIIVVSLFYGSCIFMYVRAGKGSEGENMNKVVALLITVVTPMLNPFIYTLRNKQVKLVIREKVGKWISQA; via the coding sequence ATGGGGAATATCACCACTATCACTGAGATCATTCTTCTGGGACTCACAGATGCCTGTGAATTCCAGATGCCAATCTTCGTGGTGCTCCTCCTGATCTACTTTATCATACTGCTAGGGAacctcctcatcattttcatcacacTGATGGATCGACGTCTTTATACCCCCATGTACTACTTCCTCAGAAACTTTGCTGTCCTGGAGATCTGGTTCACTTCTGTAATCTTTCCCAAGATGCTGAACAACATCCTAACAGGGAACAGGACCATCTCCTTACTGGGATGCTTTCTACAGGGTTTCCTTTACTTTTTCCTAGGAACTACAGAATTCCTCCTCCTGGCTGTGATGTCCTTTGATCGCTATGTGGCAATCTGTAACCCCTTGCGTTATGCCACCATCATGAGCAAAAGGTTCTGTGTGCAGCTGGTGCTGTCCTCCTGGTTGGGAGGGTTCCTTCTCATCGTTGTACCCAGTGGCATCACATTTCAGCAACCTTTCTGTGGCCCCAATGTCATCAATCACTTTTTTTGTGACAATTTCCCATTGCTAGAACTCGTGTGTGCAGACACAAGCCTGGTGGAACTGATAGGCTTTGTTGTGGCCAATATTAGTCTTCTGGGCACCTTATCTGTCACTGCTCCCTGTTATGGCCATATCTTGTACACAATATTGCGCATCCCCTCAGCCAAGGAGAGGCAGAAAGCCTTTTCCACTTGTTCCTCCCACATCATTGTGGTATCACTTTTTTATGGCAGCTGCATCTTTATGTACGTCAGGGCAGGTAAGGGCAGTGAGGGAGAGAACATGAACAAGGTGGTGGCCCTCCTCATCACTGTGGTGACCCCAATGCTCAACCCTTTCATCTACACCCTTAGGAACAAACAGGTGAAACTGGTGATTAGGGAAAAGGTGGGCAAGTGGATCTCTCAGGCCTGA